A region from the Bacteroidota bacterium genome encodes:
- a CDS encoding glycogen/starch synthase — protein MHVLHVAAECFPVVKVGGLADVVGALPRYLIRRGLQASVLIPWYGHLDPEQVRRVGEGELWIADRRHRYRIWRDQSGWTPFPLYLLEYDGFRPPGVYADPDTGKPFENELARYAVLGHAAAALAAGAAWRTSELTPIDLVHGHDHHAAFTPLWMRYGVLRSEKPFVLTVHNALYQGRYPWAQVEALRWPAGLPRSSLDHDGAFNALKAALLLAERVTTVSPTYARELAEWAGGGLEYVFQEIAPKLLGILNGIDPECWNPAQDANLAVPYDARHLERRQQNKRALGWRLGLSLDANAFLMAFIGRLVPEKGVELVLEVVPRWVEAFPEARLVVLGTGWPDWERAFRELEATYPERVRAWLRFDEGLAHLLYGSADVLLMPSRTEPCGLNQLYALRYGCIPIVHPTGGLRDTIRPLEQDPRNGTGFWMAAYGAEALFEAIGQARSLWCDPVRWRALQRRAMREDFSWDRSASAYQALYEALVTR, from the coding sequence ATGCACGTACTGCACGTGGCCGCGGAGTGCTTCCCTGTAGTTAAGGTAGGGGGGCTAGCGGACGTAGTCGGGGCGCTGCCCCGGTACCTAATCCGCCGGGGCTTGCAGGCCTCTGTGCTCATCCCGTGGTACGGACATCTGGACCCCGAGCAAGTGCGCCGGGTCGGAGAGGGGGAGCTCTGGATCGCAGATCGCAGACATAGGTATCGGATCTGGCGCGATCAGAGCGGATGGACCCCGTTTCCGCTGTACTTGCTCGAATACGATGGGTTTCGCCCTCCGGGTGTCTACGCGGACCCCGATACGGGCAAGCCTTTTGAAAACGAACTGGCCCGTTATGCCGTTCTAGGGCATGCGGCCGCGGCCTTGGCCGCCGGGGCCGCTTGGCGGACGTCCGAGCTCACCCCAATAGACCTCGTGCACGGTCACGATCATCATGCCGCCTTTACGCCCCTGTGGATGCGCTACGGCGTTTTGCGATCGGAGAAGCCGTTTGTTCTGACCGTACACAACGCGCTTTATCAAGGCCGTTATCCTTGGGCCCAAGTAGAGGCGTTGCGGTGGCCCGCTGGGCTTCCGCGCTCCAGCCTGGACCATGACGGGGCCTTTAACGCGCTCAAAGCCGCCTTGCTTCTGGCTGAGCGGGTTACGACCGTGAGCCCCACGTACGCGCGCGAGCTTGCCGAATGGGCCGGCGGAGGCCTGGAGTACGTGTTTCAAGAGATCGCCCCCAAACTGCTCGGCATCCTGAACGGGATCGATCCGGAGTGCTGGAATCCGGCCCAGGACGCAAACCTGGCCGTTCCGTATGATGCGCGTCATCTGGAGCGGCGTCAGCAGAACAAGCGCGCCCTGGGGTGGCGGCTCGGGTTATCCCTGGACGCGAACGCCTTCCTGATGGCCTTTATCGGCCGCCTGGTGCCGGAAAAGGGTGTAGAGCTTGTGCTTGAGGTCGTTCCGCGCTGGGTGGAGGCATTTCCTGAAGCCCGTCTGGTGGTGCTGGGAACGGGCTGGCCAGATTGGGAGCGGGCCTTTCGAGAGCTAGAGGCCACGTACCCGGAGCGTGTGCGCGCCTGGTTGCGCTTCGACGAGGGCTTAGCGCATCTTCTGTACGGCTCAGCCGATGTGCTGCTTATGCCCTCGCGCACCGAACCCTGCGGGCTCAATCAGCTCTACGCCTTGCGTTATGGATGCATACCGATCGTCCATCCCACCGGTGGGCTACGCGATACGATAAGGCCCCTGGAACAAGATCCTCGAAACGGCACCGGCTTCTGGATGGCCGCCTATGGCGCTGAGGCCCTTTTCGAGGCGATCGGGCAGGCTCGGTCGCTTTGGTGCGATCCGGTCCGGTGGCGCGCGCTGCAGCGCCGCGCTATGCGAGAAGATTTCTCTTGGGATCGCTCCGCCTCGGCCTATCAAGCGCTCTATGAGGCTCTCGTGACGCGATGA